The genomic window GCTAAATTGAGGAACCGTTCTGCATCTTTTTGAGCTTGTTGGAGTTCCACCACGGCTTGATCCAACTGGACTTGGGCATTTCTGACCTCATTGCGGGCTCGGACCACATCAGATTCCCGGGCGGCTAATTCGGCTTCGGCTTCTGAGAGGGAGATTTCTAGCAGGGTGCCATCGAGTTGGGCGAGGATTTCGCCTTCTTCAACGCGATCGCCTAGGTCTACGGTCATATCCAGTAACCGTCCTTCGGTTTGGGCGCGGACAGAGACCTCTCGAAAAGGTTCTGTATTGCCGCTATAAACCAGGGGTTCGCGTAAGGTATCTGTACGGGCGATGGCCACCTCGACACTGGGGGAACTGGGTCCCCGTTGTCGTTCTCTGGACCCACCCGGGGTGGCGGGTTGACCTTCCGCCTCTCGGTTAAAAATGCTGGGACATCCAACTAATCCCACCGCGATCGCCATGCAGAAGAACAGCCGCCCGTTTCTCAAGGAGATTAAGAGCGATCGGTTCCCTCGGTTGCGCTGAATTGGACAGGATTTAAGCATTTTTGGAGGGCAAAACCTAAATGTAGAGGCGATTCGGGAATCGCCTCTACATTTGGGACTCAATGTTATAGATTGCGTAACTCCTGTTGGACTATCCCACTGCTGCTGGGACCCTTGACGAATGGATGGGGGAGATTGAGACCGCATAATGATCGGTTAGCAGACCGTAATTGTTTAAGCCGAAGTTAATTCAAATATCTTAAGGATGCAGGAGATCGATAAAAATGTGTTCTTTCGACAAGGATGCCGGACTCCTTATAATTTTGACGGGGTTCGATGAAAAACGGTTCACTCCCCAAACGTTATCCGTTGCTACAATATCAGGAGGACTCCAATTTAACCAGAATCCGTTATAGTCTGGGGGGCCAATCCATGCCATCCGACTGAGGACTGAGAATCAATCCATCTCCCGTTGTTGTAACGCTTTTCTTAAATAACCACTATGTTGCAGACACCGCTTTGCAGAATGATCGGGGTGACTTCTCTGGTGTCGTTTTTAATCTTAGGGGCTTCTCAATTCCCGACGAGAGCAATTTCTACCAAACCGGGTGGAGTGATTTCCCCTGAAACCCTTGCTCAAAGTGCTCCAGAACAAGAACCGAATGCCTGTAACCCAGGGGCGACCCCAACGGCTCCCTTGATGGCATTACTGCCCCCCAATCAGAGTCAAATTTCAACGGTCAAAGGGCTACCCGCTTTTTTATTTCACATCCCGGAAACTTCGGCCCAAACTGCTGAATTTATCTTATTAAATGACAGAAATCAAATCCTTTATAAACTCCGATTTGCTATCACTGGAAATCCCGGGATAATTCTCCTGCAACTCCCCGGTTTTATCAACCTAGAACCCCTAGAAATTCAAAAAATCTATCCTTGGTCATTTTCAATGATTTGTAATCCGATCTCTCCATCCCAGAATTTAACCTTAACTGGGACCGTTGAGCGCGTGCCACTCTCGGGGAATCTGGCAACTCAGTTACAAAATTCCGCCCCCAGTCGTCATCCCCAAATTTATGCTGAAGCGGGACTGTGGATGGATGCCTTCAGCAGTTTAGCTGACGTCAGTCAACTCCCCCTTGAGGATCGATCTAATCAAGAAGAATTGGAAACCCTATTGGAATTGATGGGATTAGAAAAGTTGGATGCCTTGGAATCCGGGGGGAGATAGGAAGGATGGAGGAGATGGGGGGATGTTCAACGTCCCGACTTCAGTCGTTCTCCTCTTTTGTTTGTAGTAACGACTGAGGCTCCTCCTCCAGTTCCGAAGCAGGCGCTAGACCCTCGGATTGCTCCTGTTATGGCTGACGCCATCACCGCAGAGCAACGACTAAAGTCGTTACTACAAACATGAACCCTAGTCGTTCTCCTCTTTTGTTTGTAGTAACGACTTCAGTCGTTACCGCGTTACTTGGCTTTAAGCCAAGTAACGCCCTCAACTGAGGCTCGTCCTCCAGTTCCGAAGCAGGCGCTAGACCCTCGGATTGCTCCTGTTATGGCTGACGCCATCACAGCAGAGCAACGACTAAAGTCGTTACTACGAACAGGAACCCTAGTCGTTCTCCTCTTTTGTTTGTAGTAACGACTGAGGCTCCTCCTCCAGTTCCGAAGCAGGCGCTAGACCCTCGGATTGCTCCTGTTATGTCTTACGCCATCACCGCAGAGCAACGACTAAAGTCGTTACTACAAACATGAACCCCATCCTCCCCATCTCCCCCATCAACCTATGACAAATAACAAACTACCTAGGCGATCGCCGAGGGGGGAAAAAATCAGGAAGGTCCAATCCGGGCCAACTTGGAGGCGGTATTTCCGGTTGAGGTGTGGGAGTTGGAGGTTTGGCAACCCGCGATTGAGGTGTGGGAGTCGGAACTACCCGGGTTTGAGGGAGAGAAACCTGCGGTTCATTGGAAAATCCGGTGGCGATTAAGGTCATTCTCATTTCTCCATGCAGGCGATCGTCAATCACCGCACCAAAAATAATATTGGCATCCGGATCCACCACGTTATAGACTTCTGCCGCTGCCACATTTACTTCATGTAAGGTGAGATCCATGCCGCAGGTAATGTTAAAAACAACCCCTTTAGCACCATTAATCGAAGAATCTAAGAAGGGAGAAGACATGGCTGAAATCGCCGCCTGTCTAGCGCGAGATTGTCCTTGACCAATTCCTATCCCCAGTAAAGCAGTTCCGGCGCGACTCATCACCGATCGCACGTCGGCAAAATCCACATTCACCACCCCGGGAATAACAATTAAATCGGAAATCCCCTGTACCCCCTGGCGCAGAATATCATCCGCCACCCCAAAGGCATCCTGAACCGGCATATTGTCAGAAATCACGGACAACAATTTCTCATTGGGAACGGCGATCGCTGTATCCAAGCGAGTCTGTAATGCTGTAATCGCTTCCTCGGCAAGATGACTGCGCCGTTTCCCCTCGAAGGCAAAGGGACGAGTCAAGACCCCAATGGTGAGTGCCCCTTGTTGTTTGGCAATTTCCGCGACAATTGGAGTGGCCCCAGTGCCGGTTCCCCCGCCCATGCCTGCGGTAATAAAGACTAAATCACTCCCTTCCATCGCTGCGGCAATTTGACTGCGCGCATCTTCTGCCGCTTTTTGTCCGATGATAGGATTGCCCCCGGTTCCTAACCCTTGGGTGAGTTTCTGCCCGATTTGAATGCGGCGATCGGCACGGCATTGGGCTAACGCTCTAGCATCGGTGTTGATCCCGACAAATTCTACCCCAGACAGATCGCTGGCAATCATCCGGTTGATGGCATTACACCCGCCACCCCCGACGCCGATCACGGTAATTTTAATGAGACTATCGAGCACGATCTCGTTACTCCTGATTTGATTCTGATTCCAGAGGGGGGTGCGAACGCATCTCCATCTTTTTTACCCAACGATAATAACCCACATCCCCAAAGCTAATCCGAGGGTGGCTAAATGTTGGGGAATCAGCGATCGCAGGGACTCTTTGGCAATTTTTTGGGTTAACAGAATGCTGAACCCTACGGCAGCAATGAGGGTGGTTCCCTGCAAAAAGGCAATCACTGCTGGATGGGCAATCCACACCGGCAACCCTTCCCCACTCAACCCAAAGGTGGCAAAGGTAACAGGTAAAATCCGTCCCGCTTCTCCCAATCCCAAGCGCAAATAATGAGCCAAACTTCCCCCTAAAACTAAGGGTAAATATCCATAGGCTAATTGGACAAAGGGTTTGGATTTGAAGGTGCGGTTCAGTTGGGCGATCGCCACCCCGGCAAGTAACACAACAGCGGCAGGAACCCCTAATGCCGCCAGGGAGAATCCCAAATGGGTCCAAAATTGGCTTAAATCAATCCCTAATCCTAAGACGGCATTAATCTCGGGCAACCGATGCAGAAAGATTCCCCCTAAAAGTAACAGCAACAAGGCGACTTCATAGCTACGAGGCTGATGAGTGGTCCACAAATCAATTCCCGGCGGTCGTAAGTTGAATTCTACGGACCGATGGGGACAGGCTTTTAAACAGGTCATGCATAAGACACAATCCCGGTTATCTTCTAATTGGGCAGGATGAGAATAGAGAGGACAGCCATTGGTTGCCATTCCTTCCCCTTTTTGCGGACCTCCTTTATAACATTGATAGGTGGTGCATTCGGCAGAACAGGTTCCCTGTTGTGCTCTTAATTCGGTCATGGAGAGTTTGGCAAACAGCCCATTCATGCCGCCAATGGGACAGAGATATCGACACCAAAACCGCCGTTCAAAGATGGCGGAACAAATCATTGCTCCGGCGGTGATTAAGAGGAGTAACCAGGCGGAAAGATAGGCAGTATTTTCCAATTTCCAGAGTTCTTCCCAGAGGAAAATTAGGGTAAATAAGCCAAACAGAAACCAGCCTCCCCATTTTTCCGCTTGCTGTCGGGGCCAGGGTTTGAGGTTATGTTTTAATAACTTTTCGGAGATTTTTTGGGTAATTTCTCCATAAATCATGAAAGGACACACTGCACACCACAAGCGACCGACAAAGGGAAAGGCGAATAAGACTAATGGCCACCACCAGGCCCAAAAGAAGTTGAGGGCAAAGTTTTGATCGCGGGTTTGCGGACCGAGAAATAAGATGGCAATCACCAGGGCAAAGGCAACGACGGTAAAGCCATAATTAATGCGATCGGGCCACCAAGGACTACGCAGAAAATGGCGTAATTTGGGGTAAGCATTCAGTAAATTGAAGCGAAATTGCTTTTTCTTCCCTTGGGCGGGCCAGAAAATTTCTTCCGTTAATTCTCGGGCGCAATCCGACTGGACGATCGCGCGTTCTACTAAGCTTTCCAACTCCCGAATATTCCCGGGGAAATCATAAGATTGCAGACGACGGAGAGCTTCTGGGGTGAGTTGGGGTTTGCTCAGACCTTTGGCGCGACAGTACAAGCTAATATAATACTCGACTTGAGCGCTAATGTCGGCTTTTCGGACTCGCAGGGGAGGAACTTTGAGGGTTTGGTCCAGATGAGGGGCGATCGCCGGAAGCTGTTTTTCTGCGATCGCTAGAATTTTGGCGGGGGTGGATTTAGGCGGGGCGGGACTGTCCCCTTCTCGGGTGACGGGTGTATAAGTGGAGGTTTTTAACAGGGTGGCGATCGCCTCAACCAGTTCCTCCGGCAGTTCGTCAATGTTGTTTAAAACGAGGGTTCCTTCCCCCAACCATTCGATCAGTCCCGGTTTCCCGCCCACCCGTCCAAAAAGTTCGGCCCCCCCTTTTTGGAGAATTCCACAGTTGATTTTGACAATTGGTTGCCGACGGTGAGGGGAACCATAGTGAATCAGGGCGGCAATATTATCTTTTTCTAATCCGGGTTCCCCGAAAATATAGACCGATCGCCTATCAGAACCCGCCTCTCTAATCTGCTGCCTGAGACGTTTGGCATAGCGACTTCTGCCCACAATTCCCCGTTTTGCTTTGGTAACAAGATAGGGGCGTAAAGCATCTTGTCGTTCTTGTTCATAAGTTAGCGCACTCGACACCTCGGCAAGTTCTTGGGCGAGTTGTCGGTTCAGAGTTTGGGTGATTTCTGGGTATTGCCGGACTAATTCTTGAACTTGGTCCCCGGGGACAAACCAGAATTTAGATTCGGTGACGGTAGAAATCCGCTGTTCTGACGGTTGGTCTAAGAGTAATTCTCGGAGGTTAATCGTGCAACCCGGACCCAATTCACCAGAGGAACGGGGGGCATTTTTCAAGGAAGTTTGTAACTGTCCTTGAAGAAGGATGTAGAATCCGGTGGGGGATTTTCCCGGTTCGGCGATCGCCTGGTTTGCCGGTAAGATTTGTTCTTGGATGACGGAGGCGATCGCCCTTAAGGATGCCTCGGATAAACGACTCAACGCCGTTCTTTCCTGCAACCAGGTCACCGGATTGATTTCTGTCATAAATTCTCCGTTTTCTGCACCATCTGTCTTAATTTTAGCAATCTCCCTATCCCCCTTGTAACTCTGACACAACGGAACCCAAGGACTGCTAGGGATTTCCCGAACAAAAGTTGTTCCGTTAACCGTCGGGACCAGACCTTCCCTTGTCTTGAGGGGTATTGAAGAGAAAAGTTAATTTTTTAGACTTCCCCTCCGGTCTCCATCAGGGGGGCCAGTTGGATTGGGGAATTGCGCCAAAATTTGGATTTTTAAAAGGCATTCTATAAGAGTCTAAATTATAGAGTTGGCTGGGTTACTGCAAGCGTTCGATCGCCGCAATCAAGTCTTGGGGTTTGTCAATTGCTAAGTCTGGGTTATGTTGAGCCAAAACCATTTTAGAATTAAATCCCCAAGTCACGGCAATCACTTTAATTCGAGCTTTTTTAGCCGCTTCTATATCGCGGGTTTCATCTCCGACATAAATGACGGATTCTGGAGAAACCCCTTCTTTTTTTAAAAACCTTCTAATCGCTTTGTTCTTGCCGAACAAGGTAGAACCGGCATGAATAAAGCTAAACAATTTAGTCATTTCATTCCTTTCCAAAAATGCCTTAACATTTTCCAGGGAATTAGAAGTGACGATTCCGAGTTTATGCTCTTTCTGCTTCAGGGTATGCAAGGATTCTAAAATTCCCGCAGTGGGTTTTAAATTTTGAATTTCATGATTTAACTCTAGTTTAACCATTTGCAACAAAAAAGGAATTTTAAAAATCGGTACTCCTGAAGTTTTAATGATTTGCAATGAATTCATGTTTCTCAGGTTTTCCACATCTTCTTGGGTAGTTTTTTTATATCCAAATTCTCCCGACAAGCGATTAGTGATTTTTACAATAGAATCTAGGCTATCCGCAATGGTCCCATCAAAATCAAACAAAATTATTCTCGCTCTCATCGACTTCCTCTATCATTTTTCTACACTCTATCTAACTCTACTTGACGAGGTAAAACTCTCGAATCAGGCAAAACTTGGGCAATTGCAGTGATGAAAACCCTTAAATACTGACTTTTTCACCTCTTAAAGCGCCCCATCGCTCATCGGGAAGATCCAACCCCTGTCTATCCACTCCCGAAACATCCCCCCCACGGAATAAAATCATCAGGGGTGGCATCCTAACGGACATGGAACACCACCGGGTTTTCTCCCGTGATTTTAATTTTACGTTAGATAATGCCCCCCACTGACAACTGGGGAAACTTATCCTAAAATCTACCTATAGACAGAGGCATTCTTAAAATGACACGAGATCCATCTCGTTGCTGCTACCCGAGGTAACTTAATGAGGGGTCACCGCAAGCAGCTCTGAACGGGAGTTAGCCCACTGTGTAAAACTCAGAAATCAGGGGTTCCCTGACCGCCCTTGCCATTTTAAAAATTTTGTACATAATAGGGAAAAGCGTTGTCCTTTCTTTTAAAAAATTGCTGATGAAACTTAAGCACGTTTTAGCCGGAATTCTTTCTACTGCGGCTGTTGCCAGCGGCATCTTAATTACCTCAGAGGCGCAGGCAGTTGGCTGTCCCTTTGCTAAAGGATCTAAAGGATTAGGTCAATCGACTCAAAATCTCTCCCATCCTACCGGAACGACGAAAGCCGCTTTTCTAGGCGGTGCAGTATTAGCAGCCGGTGCTAGTATTTTGGCAATCCGTCGTCTGGCAGGCGATCGCAGTCCCGAACATCCCGAATTTTCCTCAACGGATGAGTTGATTCTGGCATCGGAAGTGTTCCCCACGGAAGTCACTGAACCCCAGGCATCGGTGGCGGAAGAAAAAGAGCTAACCTTAGTCCGCTAATACCATCCCAACCGGGTTGTCCTTGAAACTGCTCTATCTATTTGGATTCCTCATCAGTTTGATGAGTCAACCCGGTTACATAAAACTGCATCATTAAATGTCATTGGTGTAACCTTCTTCATTATCAGACGAATTTTATTTTTTTAATACTCTCTAATAGAAAGACTAATACTTCGGTCAGAGTAGGGTGGGCATTGCCCACCTTTCTGTGCAGGTGGGCATTGCCTCCTGAGCTCTGAGCTGGGCGAAGAGTCGAAGGGCCTACAATGGGTTCATTGTCAGAGGAATTTTATTTTTTTAATCCTCTATAATAGAAAGACTAATACTAAGCGTAAAATTTTATGCAGACTGCGGTCAGCCGGTTGAGTGCTATAGGGTTCTGTGGGCTGTTAGTGCTATTTACAGGCGGCTGTGAGACGAAGGTTGACCCCAACCCACCGGGAATTGATGCAGGAATTCCCGATGGCAAACCCCCCAACTCTGCACAAGCGGCATCCCCTCAAGAAATTGTCCAATCCAACGTCGTGCGATCGCTTCCCGGGGGATTAGATCAAGTCCCCATGTTTAATAGTAACAGCCCCGAATGGGTCAAAGTTGAAGGCATTTTACTCTCCACCTTCCCCCCAGAAGGCAAACAAGTCCCAGCCGCCCATCTCAACTTTGCGTTTAACGATAAATTTGAGCTATTTGCTCACCATTTTACCCATACTCCCCCCAATTTACAAACCCTTTATATCGGAATTCTAGTCAATAATCCCGGCGCGGAACCTGTTACAATAACCGTCCCCGAAGGCGCAAGTTATTTATTAGAACCCGATGCTCCCTTCAAAGAAAAACCCACCATGAGTGAAAATCCCAATGGGGAA from Laspinema palackyanum D2c includes these protein-coding regions:
- a CDS encoding DUF928 domain-containing protein; the protein is MLQTPLCRMIGVTSLVSFLILGASQFPTRAISTKPGGVISPETLAQSAPEQEPNACNPGATPTAPLMALLPPNQSQISTVKGLPAFLFHIPETSAQTAEFILLNDRNQILYKLRFAITGNPGIILLQLPGFINLEPLEIQKIYPWSFSMICNPISPSQNLTLTGTVERVPLSGNLATQLQNSAPSRHPQIYAEAGLWMDAFSSLADVSQLPLEDRSNQEELETLLELMGLEKLDALESGGR
- the ftsZ gene encoding cell division protein FtsZ, with protein sequence MRSNEIVLDSLIKITVIGVGGGGCNAINRMIASDLSGVEFVGINTDARALAQCRADRRIQIGQKLTQGLGTGGNPIIGQKAAEDARSQIAAAMEGSDLVFITAGMGGGTGTGATPIVAEIAKQQGALTIGVLTRPFAFEGKRRSHLAEEAITALQTRLDTAIAVPNEKLLSVISDNMPVQDAFGVADDILRQGVQGISDLIVIPGVVNVDFADVRSVMSRAGTALLGIGIGQGQSRARQAAISAMSSPFLDSSINGAKGVVFNITCGMDLTLHEVNVAAAEVYNVVDPDANIIFGAVIDDRLHGEMRMTLIATGFSNEPQVSLPQTRVVPTPTPQSRVAKPPTPTPQPEIPPPSWPGLDLPDFFPPRRSPR
- a CDS encoding sigma 54-interacting transcriptional regulator gives rise to the protein MTEINPVTWLQERTALSRLSEASLRAIASVIQEQILPANQAIAEPGKSPTGFYILLQGQLQTSLKNAPRSSGELGPGCTINLRELLLDQPSEQRISTVTESKFWFVPGDQVQELVRQYPEITQTLNRQLAQELAEVSSALTYEQERQDALRPYLVTKAKRGIVGRSRYAKRLRQQIREAGSDRRSVYIFGEPGLEKDNIAALIHYGSPHRRQPIVKINCGILQKGGAELFGRVGGKPGLIEWLGEGTLVLNNIDELPEELVEAIATLLKTSTYTPVTREGDSPAPPKSTPAKILAIAEKQLPAIAPHLDQTLKVPPLRVRKADISAQVEYYISLYCRAKGLSKPQLTPEALRRLQSYDFPGNIRELESLVERAIVQSDCARELTEEIFWPAQGKKKQFRFNLLNAYPKLRHFLRSPWWPDRINYGFTVVAFALVIAILFLGPQTRDQNFALNFFWAWWWPLVLFAFPFVGRLWCAVCPFMIYGEITQKISEKLLKHNLKPWPRQQAEKWGGWFLFGLFTLIFLWEELWKLENTAYLSAWLLLLITAGAMICSAIFERRFWCRYLCPIGGMNGLFAKLSMTELRAQQGTCSAECTTYQCYKGGPQKGEGMATNGCPLYSHPAQLEDNRDCVLCMTCLKACPHRSVEFNLRPPGIDLWTTHQPRSYEVALLLLLLGGIFLHRLPEINAVLGLGIDLSQFWTHLGFSLAALGVPAAVVLLAGVAIAQLNRTFKSKPFVQLAYGYLPLVLGGSLAHYLRLGLGEAGRILPVTFATFGLSGEGLPVWIAHPAVIAFLQGTTLIAAVGFSILLTQKIAKESLRSLIPQHLATLGLALGMWVIIVG
- a CDS encoding HAD-IA family hydrolase, with product MRARIILFDFDGTIADSLDSIVKITNRLSGEFGYKKTTQEDVENLRNMNSLQIIKTSGVPIFKIPFLLQMVKLELNHEIQNLKPTAGILESLHTLKQKEHKLGIVTSNSLENVKAFLERNEMTKLFSFIHAGSTLFGKNKAIRRFLKKEGVSPESVIYVGDETRDIEAAKKARIKVIAVTWGFNSKMVLAQHNPDLAIDKPQDLIAAIERLQ